aTCCTCCATGTTTACAGTTTAACACACTTCTGACAaggttgggggggtgggtggaCACAGCCTGACCTTGACTCACTGATGGAAACAGCTCTGTCCTCAGTGTCTCTATGTCCAGAAATTTCAAGCTTGGTCCCTTTTCCCTGGTCCAGTGTAATTGAGAGAACCAGTCACTACAAATCACTCTGTCTGGGAGCAACTGGGATGTCTCCAGAACTGAACAACGGGGGCCAAGGCAGGATTCCAGCAAGGAGGGCTTTGCAGAAGTTACCATTTGTGTCGCAGTGCCTGTGGCTTTCACCTAGGAGGGCTGGGTGGGGCCAGCGTAGCATTAAGGGATGGAGGCCACTGCCCACTAATGGCTGTCTCCCTTTTCACTGCAGCCCTCCCCAACTCCCAAGCAGCCAGGGCCCAGCAGAGAAGGCCCCAGGGCACAGGGCTGGCCTGCTGCTAGCAACCTGAAGGGAGGAGTTAAGAAGGCCGGGCTGACGGCCGCAAAGACAGAGCTGTGTTTATCCAGGAAAAGAGGTTGTACGTAGGCAACGGAGGCCCCTGCCAGCTCCTCCCGGGACTGGGCTGGGGTAGCAAGCTGGAGAGGAAGCTGCTCCCCCACCCCGGGGCTCTGAACGCCTCCTGGCCAGAGGCCAGGACCCAGAGGCGGCCCACCAGTGAGGCCTGCACTCTGGGCGCCTGACCGAGCCTGCTGCCGTGGGCTCAGACTCCCAGGCAGAAAGTCGGAACCTCGCGCTCCCTGAGGTGCGGTGAGGGGGTGCGGTAAGCGCGCGCTGGCGGCGGGGCCTCCCGGAGTCAGCTCAGGGGGTGGCAGAGGATCAATGCTGTCTTTGTGCTCACTGGTTTCCTAGGGagaaagggagtggggagtgggaggggcgGCCCAACGGCTGGGCCCTCGCGGCAGAACTCGGGATGCGGTAGGGCTGGGACGCAGGGAGCGGGACAGTCAGGGCTTTAGGAGGGGTGGGATTCTGTGCTCCCGAGAGGTGCGTCTCCTTGAACCGGCCCTAAGTGCTCGCTCGCAGGGCAGCAGCAGCCAAGTGTGCAGCGAGTCTGCTTCTGGCCTGGAACGGCTCGGGAAGGCGAAGGAGGCGCGAGAGGAGGCAGGTGTGGCTAGGGCCGAAGGATGGCTCAGCCTGGAGAAGCTTGCGGTGCCGCCCGGGAATGCAGCCTGCGGGGATGGGGTGCTGGGGAAAGGGGGGTAGTCCCAAGGGGCGCCAGATCAGACACTGGAGGAGAGCCTTAGTCTTCTGGATTGGGCATGAGAGAAGGGGGTGAACCCTCCAAGGGCCGCGGTGTCTCTTCAGGGGGAGAGTGTATAGGAGCGGGGGTTCCGAACCCGGGTCGGTGTCTGCGGCTACAGACCTTTTGTTAATGAGGGTGTTACTCTATTCTCCTAGTGGGTGTGTAAGGCCTTCTAACTCTGAAGTGGGTGTACATCTTCAGTACCAGCGGGAGCAATGGGAGAGCCTGTGTACTCGGATGTCCGAGGCCTGATCCGAAAATGTTACTGTCTAGCCCTGGGCTCCCTCTATTTCTCCCTGGACCCCCCGACTTTGCCGCCCTTtgtccctccccatcctccccccaccccgctcaaACAGGGGCTTGTGCACCCCGTGGGCCCGTAAAGAAGGGCACGGCGGCAGACCAGATGCTCGTTTGCAGCATCACCCACCTTgggctttccttctttccttgtaCAGGCCTCCACCTGAGACGCTGGGTTTGGACCCTCTCGGCCTCGTGGAACTCGGACTTTCAGCCCCCCCATCCCACCGCATGTGGCTCTTGGAGAAAGCTGGCTGCTGGGTGGGGGCCGCGGAGCCCAGGGCCCGGTGGGCGCCCTCCGGCCTGTTTCCTAAGCGCCGCACCCCGTGCCCGCTGGCTCGCGCCTGCCCCAACGTCCTCACCCCCGATCGCATTCCGCAGTTCTTCATCCCGCCTCGGCTCCCCGACCCAGGCGGCGCCGAGCCCCTCAGCGGGCGCAACGTGGACGGGCGCGGCCTCCCCGAGGCCTGTTCGCTGCCGCACTTGGCAGGCCGCGAAGGTTGGGCCTTCCTGCCCGGGAGCCCACACACGCGCCGGCGCGAGTCCCTGTTCCACTCGCCGCCGCCCGCCCTGGCCGGGGGGCTGCCCCCTGCGCAGTTCAGGCTGCACGTCTCCTCCCCGGACCTGCGCCTCTGCCGGGCCCCCGACAGCGACACGGCCTCGTCGCCCGACTCGTCGCCCTTTGGCTCGCCGCGGCCAGGCCCCGGCCGGCCCCGGCCGCCCAGGCCGCGCTCGCTGTCCCCAGAGGAGGCGAGCTCGGCCGACACCAGCCCGTACGCGCCGCGCCGAGCGGGGCCGCCCACGCCGCCGCTCTTCCACCTCGACTTCTTGTGCCGCCAGCTGCGGCCGGCCAAGGAGAGCGTGCTGCGCCTCGAGCCCCTGGGCGGGCAGCTGCGGCTATCCGCCGAGTACCAGGCCTGGCCCGGGCGGCTGCGGCTGCGCCTGGTGAGCGCCGAGGGCCTGCCCGGGTCGCGGGCCGGCCCcgggagcggcggcggcggctgctgcgTGGTGCTGAGGCTGCGGCCGCGCGCCCGGGCGCGGGGCCAGCGGAGCCGCGTGGTCAAATGCAGCGCCAACCCCATCTTCAATGAGGACTTTTTCTTCGACGGGCTCGGCCCGCCTGACCTGGCCGCCCACAGTCTGAGGGCCAAGGTGCTGGACAGGAGAGCAGGCTTCCGCAGGGACGTGCTGCTGGGGGAGTGTGAGACGCCCCTGATTGCCCTGCTGCCCACCCTGCGTGGTGGGCTAGGTCCCAG
The sequence above is drawn from the Tursiops truncatus isolate mTurTru1 chromosome 1, mTurTru1.mat.Y, whole genome shotgun sequence genome and encodes:
- the C2CD4D gene encoding C2 calcium-dependent domain-containing protein 4D translates to MWLLEKAGCWVGAAEPRARWAPSGLFPKRRTPCPLARACPNVLTPDRIPQFFIPPRLPDPGGAEPLSGRNVDGRGLPEACSLPHLAGREGWAFLPGSPHTRRRESLFHSPPPALAGGLPPAQFRLHVSSPDLRLCRAPDSDTASSPDSSPFGSPRPGPGRPRPPRPRSLSPEEASSADTSPYAPRRAGPPTPPLFHLDFLCRQLRPAKESVLRLEPLGGQLRLSAEYQAWPGRLRLRLVSAEGLPGSRAGPGSGGGGCCVVLRLRPRARARGQRSRVVKCSANPIFNEDFFFDGLGPPDLAAHSLRAKVLDRRAGFRRDVLLGECETPLIALLPTLRGGLGPRASLAPAHLSL